Within the Bacteroidetes Order II. bacterium genome, the region TATTTGGCGGCTGGTTACCTTCCTTATTGCCCTTAATGCGGTCCCGTAAACGTTCTAAAACGGTTTTTTTCGGTTTGGGCTGTTCCGTTTGTGTGGGTTGTGGTGCGGGTGTTGCAGGTGAAGGAACCGGTGTGGGCGAGGCCGTTGGTTTTTGCTGAACAGGTTTGGACTGCTGAACCGACGGTGCAACTGGTTTCGGTGTATTGCTTGTAGAAGGCTTTAGTCGCGAAGTGGTATTGGATTTTGGAGGTATTGTTGGTTTGTTGACCACGCCAGGGTTTGTGGATTTGGGGGCTGCGGGTATTACGACCGTGGCTTTTTTGGTCTTGACCAAGGAGTCGGTTAAAACGGTTGTGGTTTGGGCATCAAATTCCCTTGTTAGCGCGTCATACCCATTCAGGGTGTAGATCAAGGTGTGCGATCGGGCAGAAACCGTAAGTTGTGTGGGCGTTATCTTGCCAGTATCGGTTCCATCAAGGGTAATACTGGCACCAGTCGGAATGGAGTTCACCTGAATAGATACCTCATTTGGGAGGATTGGTGTCATATTCAGTGCGACTTTTTGAGGGGTACTACCCTGACCTTGGGCCACTACCAAAAGCCAATTCAAGTCCTCGAATCCATCTTTAAAGGCAGAAACTTGATATTTACCAGGCGCGAGCATTAGGCTTGCAGGAGATTGGGTGCTGAATGTTTCGCCTGTTTCTACAGATCGTATATTGAGTTTTGCACCTGTAACCGGATTGGTACCTAACACCACTTGGGTTTTATTGTTGTGATTAAGATACCACCAACCGCCTGCGGTGACACCACCAATGCCCAGCAGCAGGATCAAAAAGACCGGCCAGATGTTTTTCTTTTTCTGCGGCGGGGTAGCTACCTTCGGTACTGCATCCGGAATGGGCTTGGCTTCAACCGTATCCATCGGAAAGAGGCGTCCTCCCAAATCCTCGGATGTTAACCCTGAAGTGGACTTGCTCGCTTGCCATTCTGTAGGGGTATTGGGTGGAGCCGATGAAGGGGTATTCCACGCGCCGGATGCAGGCTTTTCCCAGTTGTTTTGGCTCGTCGGTACGGGGGGCTCGTCCCAATCGCTTGGGGGTGGTTCGGTAAAAGCCGGAATTTGGGGAGCGGTTTGAATTGGCGGTGTTATGGGTGCATCCATAGCTGGCAACGGTTGACGCCCAGTTGATTTCCAGTCTTCGCGGAATGCTGGTATAGCAGCTTGAGTGTCTGCCGTTCCAGACGGTTTGGTTTGTGGAAAAGGCAACAAAACCACTGGGCTTGAAGCACCCAGAAAGGTGGGTTTGGGTGGTATCTGACCTTGAATCACTGCCTTATAAATGGGCTGAAGAACCTTTGCAAATTCACCTACCGAGGCAAAACGGTCTTTGGGTTCGGGAGATAACAATTTTATAATCACCATTTCCAAGGCTTCCGAAATTTCCGGATTCAGCGAACGCGGCGGTGTGAGGTTATCTACTGGAATCCGTTCGGAGGCGGGAGCAGGTTGCTGGCCTGTTAGGGCGGTATAGAGGATCCCGCCAAAACTATATAAATCCGTCCATGGTCCTTGTTCCATTCCTTTATGAAAAAGCTCTGGCGCATCATATCCAGTAGAAGCATAGGGGTGCGGCAAAACCGGATCATACAGTCCATCGTTCACAAGGATCATTTTTCCGGCAGCGGGCATATAAATTTGTTCCGGCTTAATGCCTTTATGGACCACTTTTCGGTCGTGTATGGCTTTTAGACCTGTAAGGGCCAGTAGGGCATTTTCTAGCGCCATGCGTTCCGCAAGACGCCCACCATGCTTCATGATTAAGTCGGAAAGCGTGCGCCCTTCGTAGTAAGCACTCACGACATAGGCCGTCGAGTTGGAGGCAAAAGTTTCTTGAATTTTTGCAACACTGGGGTGGTTTACTTGTTGTAAGGCGTCTCCTTCCCGAAGCATCATTTCGATCCCGCCCGAAAGGTCAAACACCGCTTGGGTAGTCATAGGTCTGACTTCGGTTTCTCCTAAGTTTCTGGAGACGAGGTGTTTGGGGAATAATTCCTGAACCACCACCAACCGATCATTGGGGTCTTTTGCGAGGTAGGTAAATCCATTGCCACTCTGCCGAAGTACCCGACCTACTGTATATTCGCCATTTAGGGTAGTATTGAGGGGGAGCGCCTGATCGCTTCGTGGGGTAACGTCTTCAAATAGACTGTCCATGGCTAAAGGAACGATATGGTGGAAAGAAATAATGACATGCAGGAAACCAGCATTGCGAAGGTTTCGGAATATACGGCAACGTGGCACATGAATCCATCCCGCCGATATAAATCTTAAACGTAAAGAACACGAAAAAGTCTCCAAAGAGCTATTAGGGCGATGATTCTTGCGAGGGTAAAGGATTTAGGGCATATTGGGCATACTGAAGCCCCGTAACGACGGTGGAAAGGAGGGTGACCCACATCAAAAGCGACATCGGCCACTGGGTAAGTAGGTATTTACTGATGCCTGCAATGGGAGGAATATGGGTACAAATCAACCAAACCAGCACCCATCCCAGATAAACAAATTGAAGGGTGGTTTTTACTTTTGCGCTATATAATGTGGGAATGGAGGTGCTTTGGGCCTCAGCCCAAGAACGGAGTGCCGTAACAGAGAGGTCACGAATACCAATCACGATCACAAACCACCAAGGAATCTCTGGAACTAAAAAAGGCAGTACCAGAAAGGTGCCAAGAACAAATATTTTATCCGCCAACGGGTCTAAAAACTGACCAAAACGCGATTTCGCCTTCCATTGACGTGCCAATTTGCCGTCCCAGTAATCTGATAATCCTGCAATAATAAACACCATACCGCCCAAAAGTCTTTTTTCCAACGTCGGGGTGAGGATCAGCCAAATAAAAACGGGCGTCAGCACAATCCGGCTGAGGCTTAAAAAATTAGGAAGTTTTTTGGTCACAGGATAAGGTCATTCTGGTTGATGCTGTCAGGGTGCTTTTATGGCAGAAGTACTGCTTTGTTCAGGCGTCATTCCACATACTATCTGCTAAAGCTAATACTTTTTCGTCATACCAAGTTGCGGAGTTGTAAAGAATTATCAAACAGAATAAATGGGGTGTGACATTCTGGCATGAAAAAGAGAATCGGCACACTGCTTGGGAGAGATATGTGCAAATCATAAACTTGTATAACAATCAACCTCAGAACATCAATATCATGGGAAAGATCATTGGAATTGACCTCGGTACCACCAATTCGGTTGTGGCTGTAATGGAAGGTAACGAACCAATTGTAATTGCGAATGCCGAGGGTGGACGCACCACGCCTTCGGTTGTAGGATTTAAAAAAGATGGCGAGCGCCTCGTGGGTGCGCCTGCAAAACGTCAGGCTATTACCAATCCACAAAATACAGTTTTCTCCGTCAAGCGTTTCATGGGACGTGGGTACGATGAAGTGGGAGAAGAACTCAAACAGGTTCCTTATCAGGTAGTACGGGGCGATAATGGCACCGCACGGGTTAAAATTGAGGAAAAAATTTACACACCTCAAGAAGTCTCGGCGATGATCCTCCAAAAATTGAAGCAAACGGCAGAAGATTATTTGGGTGAAAAAGTAACCGAGGCGGTAATTACTGTACCTGCATACTTCAACGACTCGCAGCGTAAGGCCACCAAAGAAGCGGGTGAAATTGCCGGATTGACGGTAAAGCGTATCATTAATGAGCCGACAGCTGCCGCCTTGGCATATGGTTTAGACAAGAAAAAAAGCCATATGAAAGTGGCTGTTTATGACTTGGGCGGTGGAACCTACGATATCTCGGTTTTGGAGTTGGGTGACGGCGTCTTTGAAGTACTCTCGACAAATGGCGATACCCATCTTGGGGGGGATAACTTTGACCAAGTTCTCATAGACTACTTGGCCGATACCTTTAAAAAGGAAGAGGGCGTGGACCTTCGGAAAGACCCAATGGCCCTTCAACGGTTGAAGGAAGCGGCTGAAAAAGCCAAAATCGAATTGTCTTCTGCCACCAATACCTCTATCAACCTGCCGTTTATTACAGCCACTGCCGATGGCCCCAAACACCTGAATATGGAAATGAGCCGGGGCAAATTTGAGCAATTGGTGGACCATTTGATTCAGCGGACGCTCGATCCGATGAAGAAAGCCTTGGCCGACGCCAAGTTAAAACCAACGGAAGTGGATGAGGTGATTTTGGTAGGTGGTTCTACCCGTATTCCAAAAGTACAAGAAGTGGTGGAAAACTTCTTTGGCAAAAAACCAGACCGCTCGGTTAACCCAGACGAGGTGGTGGCCATTGGCGCATCGGTTCAAGGGGGGGTTTTGTCGGGGGATGTTACAGATATCTTATTGTTAGACGTAACCCCACTTAACCTCAGTATTGAAACATTAGGCGGTGTTGCCACCGTAATGATTCCGGCCAATACCACCATCCCTACCAAAAAATCAGAACGTTTCTCGACGGCTGCCGATAACCAGCCTTCGGTAGAGATTCACGTTTTGCAAGGGGATCGTTCCATGGCCATAGACAACAAGTCTCTTGGCAAATTTTACCTTGAAGGGATTCCCCCTGCGCCACGAGGTATCCCGGCCATCGAAGTGATTTTCGATATTGATGCTAACGGAATTTTGTCGGTAACAGCAAAAGACCAAGCAACGGGCAAAGAAAAGAATATTCGGATAGAATCTTCATCGGGTCTTTCTGAGCAAGAAATCCAAAAAATGCGGGATGCCGCCGCCCAGCACGCCGAAGAGGACAAAAAACGCCGAGAAGAAGTGGAAAAATTCAATGGTGCCGACACCCTCATTTTCTCTTCGGAAAAGAACCTGAAGGATTATGGAGACAAAATCTCGCCGGATAAAAAAGAGGCAATAGAAACAGCCTTAGCGAAGTTGAAGGAAGTCCATGCAGCCCGTAATGGTAGTGAATTGGAAGGCGCCGTCAATGCCCTTAACGAGGCATGGAGTGCCGCCAGCGAAGAGTTATACAAGGCACAATCAGAAGAAGCGGCAGCACAACAAGCCGCAACAACTGAACCTGCTGATGCTCCGGGTGATGCAGGAGTAGAAGATGCCAACTTTACCGAAGTGAAATAATCACTCCGCACTCAAATGAAAACGCCGAAAGACCCGCTCCTTCGGCGTTTTTTGTTTATAAGTCTTTATGCCTATCGGATGTCCGAAAAATACCATTTTACCATAGAAGACACGTGAAATCCCGCTTATCGTTGACGTTCTCTGTTGGCAAATACCTTACTTAGAAGTGTGCTTGTAATGAAAACAAAAGGTTTCGACCAGGTGCAGCCAATCCGGCACTATATGGGCGGTAGCGTTGGTCTGTGAGGTTTTCTATGCCAGCGCTAACCGTCCAGTTTGTATGAAATGGATAAATGGCCTTAAAATTGAGGGTGTACCACGCAGGGGAAAATGGATTGCCATCAGCATCTTTGGCATAAAGGCTTGGTTTTTGGCGCTCTTCCTCGTTTAGGTTTTGGTACGAAACTTCTGCGCAATATGCAAGGCTGCCTTCCAATGTCAGTTTCCCTCGGTTAAAGGAGATGCGGGTGATGCCGAAGGCCGGGGCAGCATGTCGTGAGGCGCTTAGGTTGCCATTGTCCATTTCTTCTTTGCCCAATTGGTAATTATACCGAGAAGTCCATTGGAAACCTGCGGGCAATTTAATTGCTAACGCGGTTTGTATCCCATAAACAGTGCCATATGCGGCATTCTGAATGGCATATACTGTACTCGGTTGCCCATTATAGAGGATATTGCCCTGGCCATTTACCGTAAATGGACGCCGTACCATTGCATTGTCTAAGTACGTATAAAAACCAGTTATATCCCACTTAGCCAGTTTGCCAAATTGCTTTGCGAGGCCCAACTCTGCATTATAGGCATATTCTGCCTTTAAATTGGTGTTTGGCACCACCACTTCGCCACTGGCAAAGTCGAAAATTTTCCCAATGTCATCCACATTCGGTGCCCTGAATCCAGTACT harbors:
- a CDS encoding PEGA domain-containing protein — translated: MDSLFEDVTPRSDQALPLNTTLNGEYTVGRVLRQSGNGFTYLAKDPNDRLVVVQELFPKHLVSRNLGETEVRPMTTQAVFDLSGGIEMMLREGDALQQVNHPSVAKIQETFASNSTAYVVSAYYEGRTLSDLIMKHGGRLAERMALENALLALTGLKAIHDRKVVHKGIKPEQIYMPAAGKMILVNDGLYDPVLPHPYASTGYDAPELFHKGMEQGPWTDLYSFGGILYTALTGQQPAPASERIPVDNLTPPRSLNPEISEALEMVIIKLLSPEPKDRFASVGEFAKVLQPIYKAVIQGQIPPKPTFLGASSPVVLLPFPQTKPSGTADTQAAIPAFREDWKSTGRQPLPAMDAPITPPIQTAPQIPAFTEPPPSDWDEPPVPTSQNNWEKPASGAWNTPSSAPPNTPTEWQASKSTSGLTSEDLGGRLFPMDTVEAKPIPDAVPKVATPPQKKKNIWPVFLILLLGIGGVTAGGWWYLNHNNKTQVVLGTNPVTGAKLNIRSVETGETFSTQSPASLMLAPGKYQVSAFKDGFEDLNWLLVVAQGQGSTPQKVALNMTPILPNEVSIQVNSIPTGASITLDGTDTGKITPTQLTVSARSHTLIYTLNGYDALTREFDAQTTTVLTDSLVKTKKATVVIPAAPKSTNPGVVNKPTIPPKSNTTSRLKPSTSNTPKPVAPSVQQSKPVQQKPTASPTPVPSPATPAPQPTQTEQPKPKKTVLERLRDRIKGNKEGNQPPNN
- the dnaK gene encoding molecular chaperone DnaK; its protein translation is MGKIIGIDLGTTNSVVAVMEGNEPIVIANAEGGRTTPSVVGFKKDGERLVGAPAKRQAITNPQNTVFSVKRFMGRGYDEVGEELKQVPYQVVRGDNGTARVKIEEKIYTPQEVSAMILQKLKQTAEDYLGEKVTEAVITVPAYFNDSQRKATKEAGEIAGLTVKRIINEPTAAALAYGLDKKKSHMKVAVYDLGGGTYDISVLELGDGVFEVLSTNGDTHLGGDNFDQVLIDYLADTFKKEEGVDLRKDPMALQRLKEAAEKAKIELSSATNTSINLPFITATADGPKHLNMEMSRGKFEQLVDHLIQRTLDPMKKALADAKLKPTEVDEVILVGGSTRIPKVQEVVENFFGKKPDRSVNPDEVVAIGASVQGGVLSGDVTDILLLDVTPLNLSIETLGGVATVMIPANTTIPTKKSERFSTAADNQPSVEIHVLQGDRSMAIDNKSLGKFYLEGIPPAPRGIPAIEVIFDIDANGILSVTAKDQATGKEKNIRIESSSGLSEQEIQKMRDAAAQHAEEDKKRREEVEKFNGADTLIFSSEKNLKDYGDKISPDKKEAIETALAKLKEVHAARNGSELEGAVNALNEAWSAASEELYKAQSEEAAAQQAATTEPADAPGDAGVEDANFTEVK
- the pgsA gene encoding CDP-diacylglycerol--glycerol-3-phosphate 3-phosphatidyltransferase, producing MTKKLPNFLSLSRIVLTPVFIWLILTPTLEKRLLGGMVFIIAGLSDYWDGKLARQWKAKSRFGQFLDPLADKIFVLGTFLVLPFLVPEIPWWFVIVIGIRDLSVTALRSWAEAQSTSIPTLYSAKVKTTLQFVYLGWVLVWLICTHIPPIAGISKYLLTQWPMSLLMWVTLLSTVVTGLQYAQYALNPLPSQESSP